One region of Pseudoalteromonas ulvae UL12 genomic DNA includes:
- a CDS encoding tyrosine-type recombinase/integrase: MRSKLEHILDANKLPSTYVRKGHLATEIYINEKCPIYTYINSLASESSQKTAKYALSAIAKHKNLTSPYEINWLEVDRNWLHELRSKLSDKGLSPNTTNLYLTIIKRILKEAFFLGYISRMRFETVMDVKGISHAKTKIHGVLSYVQFDDALKLCDDNTNLGKRDMAIIALTVGCGLRRFESAKILMSDINLAAKKLEVKGKGGKFRNLYIHDVTMKQIEPWLIIRGLNPGPLFLPIHKSDQVDFSRLDTGITINSNTIYGCCRRRGLMDLEQKIPPHSLRRTYATWLYRKKVSLEEIRKLLGHTFIETTKNYVVTSDEELRQSVMDNLF; this comes from the coding sequence ATGAGGTCAAAACTTGAGCACATCCTAGATGCTAATAAGCTACCATCTACGTATGTAAGAAAAGGTCACTTAGCGACTGAAATTTACATTAATGAGAAATGTCCGATATATACTTATATAAACTCATTAGCATCAGAATCCTCACAAAAAACTGCTAAATACGCACTCAGCGCAATAGCAAAACATAAAAATCTAACTAGTCCATATGAGATTAATTGGCTTGAAGTCGATCGAAATTGGCTCCATGAGTTACGCTCTAAATTATCAGACAAGGGACTTTCACCCAACACAACCAACCTTTACTTAACCATTATCAAGCGCATTTTGAAGGAAGCTTTTTTTCTTGGTTATATTTCCCGAATGCGATTTGAAACAGTTATGGACGTTAAGGGAATATCCCACGCAAAAACGAAGATTCATGGCGTTTTGAGTTACGTACAATTTGATGATGCACTGAAACTCTGCGATGACAACACTAATCTTGGCAAGCGGGATATGGCCATTATTGCACTTACTGTAGGTTGCGGGTTACGTCGATTTGAATCAGCAAAAATACTCATGTCAGATATAAACTTGGCAGCGAAAAAGCTTGAAGTGAAGGGAAAGGGCGGTAAATTTCGTAATTTATATATTCACGATGTCACGATGAAGCAAATAGAACCATGGTTAATAATTCGAGGACTAAACCCAGGCCCATTATTCTTGCCAATTCATAAAAGCGATCAGGTAGACTTCTCTCGTTTGGATACCGGAATCACAATAAACAGCAATACTATATATGGGTGCTGCAGAAGGAGAGGGTTAATGGATTTAGAACAAAAAATACCTCCTCATTCTTTGCGCCGTACTTATGCTACATGGCTATATCGTAAGAAGGTCTCGCTTGAAGAGATAAGAAAACTTCTTGGCCACACATTCATTGAAACAACTAAAAACTATGTTGTTACAAGTGATGAAGAACTAAGACAATCGGTGATGGATAACTTATTTTAA
- a CDS encoding endonuclease yields the protein MNNLKILFSLCIFAAQPALAEHPTSFSGAKKMAEKQIYFDHFKTFYCGCDFEFDDVNDRDGDGNKHETMVNPVQCGYKPRKAVTRSGKANARIDRIEWEHVVPAYKLGGHLEQWMDPEKFHDCKSTNGKALSGRSCAYALSANFKKAHDDLHNLQPAIGELNADRSNYKFTIIDGENREYGNCDFEVDFEQDTVEPPEVVMGNIARTYLYMNKQYQIPMNRLEIDMMIQWNELDPVDEWECKRNKRVKEVQGNDNPFVTVQCIK from the coding sequence ATGAATAATCTTAAGATACTTTTCTCATTATGCATTTTCGCTGCGCAGCCTGCTCTAGCTGAACACCCCACAAGTTTTAGCGGCGCTAAAAAAATGGCGGAAAAGCAAATTTACTTCGATCATTTTAAAACATTTTATTGCGGCTGCGATTTTGAATTTGATGATGTAAACGATAGGGATGGTGATGGCAACAAACATGAAACAATGGTAAATCCAGTTCAATGCGGATATAAGCCAAGAAAAGCCGTCACGCGCTCAGGTAAAGCAAACGCACGTATCGATCGGATAGAATGGGAACACGTAGTTCCTGCATACAAGCTAGGGGGCCACCTTGAACAGTGGATGGATCCTGAAAAATTCCATGACTGTAAAAGTACAAATGGGAAAGCACTTAGTGGCAGGAGCTGTGCTTATGCCCTCTCAGCAAATTTCAAAAAAGCCCATGATGATTTACACAACCTTCAACCGGCTATCGGGGAACTCAACGCTGATAGAAGTAACTATAAGTTTACAATAATCGATGGTGAAAATCGTGAATATGGTAATTGCGACTTCGAAGTTGACTTCGAACAAGACACCGTCGAACCGCCAGAAGTTGTTATGGGCAATATAGCCAGAACATACCTTTATATGAATAAGCAATATCAAATACCGATGAATCGGTTAGAGATCGATATGATGATTCAATGGAATGAACTTGATCCTGTTGATGAATGGGAATGCAAAAGAAATAAACGTGTTAAAGAAGTTCAAGGAAATGACAATCCCTTTGTTACGGTACAGTGCATAAAATAG
- a CDS encoding Tn3 family transposase, with translation MTYLYPFKQLRIIFLITYTRGNIMNKTAKQQIRAGTTKVGSYDDFQDWISFGGETIKSVDPVEQAKQTKYSKLIADSIMLHNVSDLTGVLNEMASEGIVITKELFNCLRSYIENISGGLDDMMLIWPITPM, from the coding sequence TTGACGTACTTATATCCCTTCAAACAGTTGCGCATAATTTTCCTCATCACTTATACGCGAGGAAACATTATGAATAAAACGGCTAAACAACAAATTCGAGCCGGAACAACAAAAGTAGGATCCTATGACGATTTTCAGGATTGGATCTCTTTTGGGGGTGAAACAATCAAAAGCGTTGATCCGGTCGAGCAAGCAAAACAGACCAAATATTCAAAATTGATCGCTGATTCAATAATGTTGCATAACGTATCCGATCTAACTGGCGTCTTAAACGAAATGGCATCTGAGGGCATTGTTATTACCAAAGAACTGTTTAATTGCCTAAGATCCTATATAGAGAACATATCAGGAGGTTTGGACGATATGATGTTGATATGGCCGATCACGCCCATGTAA
- a CDS encoding OmpH family outer membrane protein, with the protein MQSDLELTATTDIAKTTNISFSDLTKIGSDLSGETLNHFLSNNPEIKEQIENIENATQPVSLSKYCLPLDKCVTELSDVNAIPVVIATIFSEVADVVKQSISLISRTGEDVTFFRDASLECVTHHANALRIVQSETNKITLHLNEADVEYILQRIDECKSITSQFASKYKQLSNDAQALIDAVRAALNKASSKLTYSTEQSRELKQNLDKLESDIKKMEESNRQNWQNLRDIRAKKPADRRNFFTSIWPGQTSADRDYKRAVAQKKRHIEEITEKIRSKETDLEKRRQEKKTQQTKLAISNSVIHLLSDTLLITGVLKTVISDTNLFWEDLNAQLEFQSNRVRMQEIKIYTKNTAIIHASVREGALYWIAMSHIYFNSEEVVKSTLNKAVDSLIDAAKKLWPF; encoded by the coding sequence ATGCAAAGCGATCTAGAACTCACAGCAACAACAGATATTGCTAAAACCACCAATATCAGCTTCTCTGATTTAACAAAAATAGGAAGCGATTTAAGTGGCGAAACATTAAATCATTTTTTATCTAACAACCCAGAAATTAAAGAGCAGATTGAAAATATAGAAAATGCCACTCAACCTGTTAGTCTCTCTAAATATTGTTTGCCTTTAGATAAATGCGTCACTGAACTCAGTGACGTCAATGCCATTCCCGTCGTCATTGCAACTATATTTTCTGAAGTCGCAGATGTCGTTAAGCAGTCGATCAGTTTAATCTCGCGCACAGGGGAGGATGTTACGTTTTTTCGAGATGCTTCTTTAGAGTGTGTGACACATCATGCAAATGCACTGAGGATAGTTCAGTCAGAAACCAATAAAATTACATTGCATCTAAATGAAGCAGATGTTGAATATATTTTGCAAAGAATAGACGAATGCAAATCGATAACCTCTCAATTTGCTAGTAAATACAAGCAATTGTCAAATGATGCACAAGCCTTAATTGATGCGGTGAGAGCTGCGTTAAATAAAGCGTCCAGCAAACTTACTTACTCGACAGAACAAAGTCGAGAATTGAAACAAAACCTAGATAAGCTAGAGTCTGATATTAAAAAAATGGAAGAAAGTAACAGGCAGAATTGGCAAAATTTACGTGATATTAGAGCTAAAAAACCTGCAGATAGAAGGAACTTCTTTACCAGTATTTGGCCTGGACAAACAAGCGCAGACAGAGACTATAAGCGAGCTGTTGCGCAAAAAAAACGCCATATTGAAGAGATCACAGAAAAGATACGTTCAAAGGAGACCGATTTAGAAAAGCGAAGACAAGAAAAGAAAACACAGCAAACTAAGCTTGCTATTTCTAATAGTGTAATACACTTACTATCTGACACCTTGCTCATTACGGGGGTTCTTAAAACAGTCATATCTGATACGAATTTGTTCTGGGAAGATCTGAATGCTCAATTAGAGTTTCAAAGTAATCGTGTTCGCATGCAGGAAATCAAAATCTATACCAAAAATACAGCTATCATCCATGCCAGTGTAAGAGAAGGGGCTTTGTATTGGATAGCGATGAGCCATATTTATTTTAATTCAGAAGAAGTGGTAAAAAGTACACTCAACAAAGCCGTCGACTCACTGATTGATGCAGCTAAAAAATTATGGCCCTTTTAA
- a CDS encoding phospholipase D-like domain-containing protein, translated as MSKISSSLLLDLYDKLAQFYIVSTESLTNKTFNIGTAHVNDPESFILSNCITGKNINPLINGLSQIQIKDEDSYFIDLMHLGVSPQQSISEMFCHSFREWLAPHVRGKKLVVRYLFGCQSKVTDINNDRGAKLLARLVTELGGQFYVAVFNGSVASHKLTDKLKFINLDLQILSGEADHPIGGWNHAKMIAVNDIAAITGGHNFWDDYFAKENDPVKVADTSLLLHGGGPTQAAHSFADHLWKCIETELPAQSSLHIFQNNAFVTTTDVPFYNTPPKPNKNEPKAHNQVQYLSVGKLGAIDLYETLFWKDFISLGNLGASVYWEDVAVPQHIVAHLLSEELEKTIELASRNAVFSTLLLNRLYNDYANDLSNVDAAERFIKSCQKIMNRENPNPHDSSIYVRNAITRQARASIKVSQQKLALPFSELGQHAEVILPYLNAKSEDGLWAVDYLFSVGDALLNNYNQDSIISVQILLSTSKGDSGYKDSLGIAKTKRVLRNILRALCKDSKIADTLVNQNVEFKELDFDNLTLNHSKFWLIDDTYCYLGSDNIYPGFLQEYGYVLKVNGDNNREVKAAITKYWNSYWLCL; from the coding sequence ATGTCAAAAATATCAAGCAGCCTACTGTTGGATTTATACGATAAACTTGCTCAATTTTATATTGTGTCGACAGAAAGTTTGACAAACAAAACTTTCAATATAGGTACTGCGCATGTTAACGATCCTGAAAGTTTTATCTTGTCGAACTGTATCACCGGAAAAAACATAAATCCTTTAATAAATGGACTAAGCCAAATACAGATTAAAGATGAAGATAGTTATTTTATTGATCTTATGCATCTTGGTGTGTCACCTCAACAGTCAATCTCAGAGATGTTTTGCCATTCATTCCGCGAATGGCTTGCTCCCCATGTTCGCGGTAAAAAACTTGTCGTTCGTTATTTGTTTGGTTGCCAAAGTAAAGTTACGGATATCAATAATGACAGAGGCGCTAAGCTATTAGCCAGGTTGGTCACTGAACTAGGTGGTCAATTTTATGTTGCTGTATTTAACGGATCAGTCGCCAGTCATAAACTGACCGATAAACTTAAATTTATTAACTTGGATTTACAAATATTAAGTGGTGAAGCTGACCATCCCATTGGAGGCTGGAACCACGCAAAGATGATTGCCGTTAATGATATTGCAGCTATAACAGGTGGTCACAATTTCTGGGATGATTACTTTGCTAAGGAAAATGACCCCGTCAAAGTTGCAGATACTTCATTGCTACTACATGGTGGGGGACCCACACAAGCGGCGCATAGTTTTGCCGACCACTTATGGAAATGCATCGAAACCGAACTGCCTGCTCAAAGCTCATTGCATATATTTCAAAACAATGCTTTTGTCACCACGACCGATGTTCCATTTTACAATACGCCACCAAAGCCGAATAAAAATGAGCCGAAAGCACATAACCAAGTGCAATACTTATCAGTCGGTAAACTAGGGGCTATTGATCTTTACGAGACTTTATTTTGGAAGGATTTTATATCATTAGGAAATTTAGGCGCTTCTGTCTATTGGGAAGATGTCGCTGTTCCTCAACATATAGTGGCACATCTGCTGTCTGAGGAATTGGAAAAAACAATTGAACTAGCATCTAGAAACGCCGTTTTTTCTACCTTATTACTTAATCGGTTATATAATGATTATGCAAACGATTTAAGCAATGTTGATGCGGCTGAACGCTTTATTAAATCCTGTCAAAAGATAATGAACAGGGAAAACCCAAACCCGCATGACTCAAGTATCTATGTACGAAATGCCATCACCCGACAGGCAAGAGCCTCAATAAAGGTATCCCAGCAAAAGTTGGCTTTGCCGTTTTCTGAACTGGGGCAGCACGCTGAGGTTATTTTACCTTATCTAAATGCGAAATCTGAAGACGGCCTTTGGGCAGTTGATTATTTGTTTTCTGTTGGCGATGCGTTACTCAATAATTACAACCAAGATTCAATAATTTCTGTACAAATATTACTGTCAACAAGTAAAGGGGACAGTGGTTACAAAGACAGTTTAGGAATAGCTAAAACCAAACGAGTTTTAAGAAATATTTTACGCGCATTATGTAAAGACTCAAAAATTGCCGATACATTAGTTAATCAGAATGTTGAATTTAAAGAACTAGATTTCGATAACCTTACTTTAAACCACAGTAAGTTCTGGCTGATTGACGATACCTATTGTTATCTGGGTTCAGACAATATTTATCCTGGTTTTTTACAAGAGTATGGCTATGTATTAAAAGTAAACGGTGACAATAATCGGGAAGTCAAGGCAGCGATAACTAAGTACTGGAACAGTTACTGGCTCTGTTTGTAG
- a CDS encoding helix-turn-helix transcriptional regulator, protein MRNKNSHLLVDFNHKLSLAGTFEEAIKLTEETLKFHFGIKGIFYGISFDPQHTFETEERRKSIADANKKTKCSGSAISRIKFSSTYYDEWNFAIETNPELFECVSFDCLINKKRDVLWQDLHHFLTDKTAKRERKLNDCMGGSLMDNGITLQCNFHEMQPYPSVFGLNAGLHDKTGFAKQWAEQHQIIRRIVNEFDAAVRQNHLENWCGLSKSELEILKLGRSYDISEIALLRHRSENTIKKQISSIKSKLKANNLQSAYLHALTVGLIKPELY, encoded by the coding sequence GTGAGAAACAAAAATAGTCATTTGCTGGTGGATTTTAATCATAAATTATCGTTAGCTGGAACATTCGAAGAAGCCATAAAATTAACGGAAGAAACCCTAAAATTTCATTTCGGGATAAAAGGCATCTTTTATGGAATTTCATTTGATCCGCAACATACATTTGAAACAGAAGAGCGTCGTAAATCCATAGCTGACGCGAATAAAAAAACGAAGTGTTCAGGCTCGGCAATTTCGCGTATAAAATTCTCTTCGACGTATTATGATGAATGGAATTTTGCTATAGAAACTAACCCAGAATTATTTGAATGTGTTTCATTTGATTGTTTGATAAATAAAAAGCGCGATGTTCTTTGGCAAGATCTCCATCATTTTTTGACAGACAAAACTGCCAAACGTGAGCGCAAATTGAACGATTGCATGGGGGGGTCACTTATGGATAATGGTATTACTTTGCAATGTAACTTTCACGAGATGCAGCCCTATCCAAGTGTCTTTGGCCTAAACGCTGGGCTACATGATAAAACAGGTTTTGCTAAGCAGTGGGCAGAGCAGCATCAAATCATCCGCCGAATAGTCAACGAGTTTGACGCGGCTGTGAGGCAAAACCATCTTGAAAATTGGTGTGGGTTATCAAAAAGCGAACTTGAAATCCTGAAGCTTGGTCGTAGCTACGATATAAGTGAAATCGCCTTACTTAGACACAGAAGCGAAAATACTATAAAAAAACAAATCAGCTCAATTAAATCGAAACTCAAAGCCAATAATCTTCAGTCTGCCTATCTACATGCCCTCACGGTCGGATTAATCAAGCCCGAGTTATATTAG
- a CDS encoding restriction endonuclease yields MLNDFLNSIDLDVFESYSVPIGFILFLLCLYVLIPSKNRYSAKKKKYIKVASKKLKRLNEIDSFSGKISFLRIAVNPYVFEEMILTALQRQGHKIIRGNRYTHDGGVDGKVMIKGTTYFIQAKKYSNYVNPKHVAAFIELCGRHGVKGLFVHSGKTGDMSKSILQNTQVKLVSGDKLIMLLSAG; encoded by the coding sequence ATGCTTAATGACTTCCTGAATTCAATTGATTTAGATGTCTTTGAGTCCTACTCTGTACCGATCGGATTTATTCTATTTTTACTGTGCTTGTACGTATTAATTCCAAGTAAAAATCGCTATTCAGCTAAGAAAAAGAAGTACATCAAAGTTGCTTCTAAGAAACTAAAAAGATTGAATGAAATTGATAGTTTTTCAGGCAAAATCTCATTTTTGCGTATCGCAGTAAACCCATATGTTTTCGAAGAGATGATTTTAACGGCCCTTCAGCGTCAGGGTCATAAGATTATCCGGGGTAACCGGTATACACATGACGGTGGCGTGGATGGGAAAGTTATGATTAAAGGAACAACCTACTTCATTCAGGCAAAAAAGTATTCAAATTACGTTAATCCAAAACATGTCGCGGCTTTTATCGAGCTATGTGGTCGCCATGGTGTTAAAGGGTTATTTGTTCATAGCGGTAAAACGGGCGATATGAGTAAATCAATATTGCAAAACACACAGGTCAAGCTTGTTAGTGGAGATAAGTTGATTATGCTTTTATCAGCTGGTTGA
- a CDS encoding DNA replication terminus site-binding protein, producing the protein MELYKAQLNELMSVMVQLTNELALKMNKAVFFDCQMYHIPLISREEEGKLSVKESLYRDIESIAVTPYVGEEAALLFREAISARAFYAQDGQSTKIVPKFPGFISIPHDEELIQLCNELNTAKREFGVILAARAKLTNKREHFEWVHSIFPMLISLVAKRELKYFSQPLRSLNFHWKRDTNNTVFTKSELIQLLEDNLKVHLSKSVDPDLTQTQFVSDIDSIRRSTYARFRMRRKKPVAPAISVYFKDGTRSFCSVSSPIILFGQDDVKVSALESYQRNEVKARKLNSFKSGPLILEKLNIFGVEEHAK; encoded by the coding sequence ATGGAGCTTTATAAAGCTCAGTTAAATGAGCTCATGTCCGTCATGGTTCAGTTAACCAATGAGCTGGCTTTGAAGATGAATAAGGCTGTTTTTTTTGACTGTCAAATGTACCATATCCCGCTTATTTCGAGAGAAGAAGAAGGGAAACTGTCCGTAAAAGAAAGCCTTTACCGCGATATTGAATCTATTGCTGTCACCCCTTACGTTGGTGAAGAAGCGGCTCTTTTGTTCCGAGAGGCAATTTCAGCAAGAGCCTTTTATGCGCAGGATGGCCAATCAACTAAAATAGTCCCAAAATTCCCTGGTTTTATCTCTATCCCGCATGACGAAGAGCTCATTCAATTGTGTAATGAACTTAATACAGCAAAAAGAGAGTTTGGGGTTATTTTGGCTGCGCGAGCTAAGCTCACAAATAAACGAGAGCATTTTGAGTGGGTGCACAGTATTTTCCCAATGCTAATTAGCCTTGTTGCCAAAAGAGAGTTGAAATACTTCAGTCAGCCACTGCGTTCCTTAAACTTTCACTGGAAGCGAGATACCAACAATACAGTTTTCACCAAGTCAGAGCTTATTCAATTGCTTGAAGATAACTTAAAAGTGCATTTATCCAAATCGGTTGATCCCGATTTAACCCAAACTCAATTTGTTTCAGATATTGATTCAATTAGGCGCTCTACTTATGCACGATTTAGGATGCGTCGAAAAAAACCAGTAGCACCAGCGATATCTGTCTACTTTAAAGACGGTACCCGGTCATTTTGTAGTGTCTCCTCCCCTATTATTTTATTTGGTCAGGACGATGTTAAGGTCTCAGCGTTAGAAAGCTATCAACGCAATGAGGTGAAGGCCCGAAAATTAAATAGCTTTAAATCAGGACCTCTCATTTTAGAGAAACTGAACATTTTTGGAGTAGAAGAGCATGCAAAATAA